A stretch of the Paracoccus albus genome encodes the following:
- a CDS encoding type IV secretion system protein, whose product MGVIRDILSQVDAAVDTVAQDGFVSSAGAVGDVISAGAALLVVLLGINAVMQLRPLPFGTGFAFGMKIALVGIFAQSWDNFSVIYDIVTRVPDSVGASILALTGSGDEAGVYESLDNMVARITAYGDTIGDRAGWVFGAVLGAIFFVLSAVFAAVTAGIIAFARIVFALMIVIAPFMIVTSLFKPTQSLFEAWTRATIGYALMPVAAAGAAGIIVAIAEAIGDASADPGDVETVSLILPFLVILILSAGIMASVPYIASNLTGVVGIASNAVGLTGLARQGFVNTRQYGSGAASRLVTGKSPRELNQMANAGVVKTGEMIRQSPGALLSAAKAFRKP is encoded by the coding sequence ATGGGGGTAATTCGCGACATCCTGAGCCAGGTCGACGCCGCGGTAGATACCGTGGCGCAGGACGGCTTTGTCTCCTCGGCGGGTGCTGTCGGCGACGTGATCTCCGCCGGGGCCGCGCTCCTTGTCGTGCTTCTCGGGATCAACGCGGTGATGCAACTCCGCCCCCTGCCCTTCGGCACCGGCTTTGCCTTCGGGATGAAGATCGCACTGGTCGGCATATTCGCGCAGAGCTGGGACAATTTCAGCGTGATCTATGACATCGTCACGCGGGTGCCTGACTCCGTCGGCGCCTCCATCCTGGCGCTTACCGGCTCGGGCGACGAGGCCGGGGTATATGAGAGCCTCGACAATATGGTCGCCCGCATCACCGCCTATGGCGATACGATCGGCGACCGCGCGGGCTGGGTCTTTGGCGCGGTCCTGGGCGCAATCTTCTTCGTCCTCTCCGCCGTTTTCGCTGCCGTCACCGCCGGGATTATCGCCTTCGCCCGCATCGTCTTCGCGCTGATGATCGTGATTGCCCCCTTCATGATCGTGACCTCGCTTTTCAAACCGACCCAGTCCCTCTTCGAGGCCTGGACCCGCGCCACCATCGGCTATGCGCTCATGCCCGTCGCCGCCGCCGGAGCCGCGGGCATCATCGTCGCCATCGCAGAAGCCATCGGCGACGCCTCCGCCGATCCGGGTGACGTCGAAACCGTCAGCCTCATCCTGCCCTTCCTCGTGATCCTGATCCTCAGCGCCGGGATTATGGCCTCGGTCCCCTACATCGCCTCCAACCTCACCGGCGTCGTCGGCATTGCCTCGAATGCCGTGGGTCTCACGGGCCTTGCACGTCAGGGGTTCGTGAATACGCGCCAGTATGGCTCGGGTGCCGCCTCGCGCCTCGTCACCGGCAAGTCCCCACGTGAGCTGAACCAGATGGCGAACGCGGGCGTGGTGAAGACCGGCGAGATGATCCGGCAGAGCCCCGGCGCGCTTCTCTCTGCCGCCAAGGCCTTCCGCAAACCCTGA
- a CDS encoding type IV secretion system protein, giving the protein MRQLLLTAAAVATLAFASPATAQGVPTFDGSQLGQLVAQLEHMAEDLNVQMQQLATMRLELETQLSQLTNLEAQLTSLIEGSGLGELFATVEEFRALRGKLVAPLNTAQSLASGDFLSGFNPGAELSASVERVLSGSGFTSERLSTLSGSDQPADNRIATSAGASAMLSVAAQESHEEAGQSLERLETMVGLIDDQDGLKAAVDLNTRVTAELGIILTQIWRLEAAQGVSAGQLGVVDAATLADERKFRSMAVDP; this is encoded by the coding sequence ATGAGACAGCTTCTCCTGACCGCCGCGGCGGTCGCCACGCTCGCGTTTGCCTCGCCCGCCACGGCCCAAGGCGTGCCGACCTTCGACGGCTCGCAACTTGGCCAGCTTGTCGCGCAGCTCGAGCACATGGCTGAGGACCTGAATGTCCAGATGCAGCAGCTCGCGACCATGCGGCTGGAATTGGAAACCCAGCTCTCGCAGCTCACCAACCTCGAGGCGCAACTGACCTCGCTCATTGAAGGCAGCGGGCTCGGAGAACTCTTTGCCACGGTCGAAGAATTCCGCGCGCTGCGTGGCAAACTGGTCGCCCCCCTCAACACCGCGCAGTCTTTGGCCAGCGGCGATTTCCTGAGCGGGTTCAATCCGGGCGCGGAATTGTCAGCGTCCGTCGAACGGGTGCTCTCGGGCAGCGGCTTCACCTCGGAGCGCCTGAGCACGCTCTCGGGCTCCGATCAGCCTGCCGACAACCGCATCGCCACCTCGGCCGGGGCCAGCGCCATGCTGTCCGTCGCCGCGCAGGAAAGCCACGAAGAGGCGGGCCAAAGCCTCGAACGGCTCGAGACCATGGTCGGGCTGATCGACGATCAGGACGGGCTGAAGGCCGCCGTCGATCTTAACACCCGCGTCACCGCAGAGCTTGGCATCATCCTGACCCAGATCTGGCGGCTGGAAGCGGCGCAAGGCGTAAGTGCCGGCCAGCTTGGCGTCGTCGATGCCGCGACCCTCGCGGATGAACGCAAGTTCCGGTCAATGGCGGTGGATCCATGA